The following are from one region of the Ochotona princeps isolate mOchPri1 chromosome 4, mOchPri1.hap1, whole genome shotgun sequence genome:
- the LOC101517951 gene encoding pepsin II-4-like, with product MKWLLLLGLLALSECVIHKVSLVKKKSLRKNLSEKGLLQDYLKTHSPNRASKYFPNEVYAKKTTETMENYMDAEYFGTISIGTPPQEFTVIFDTGSSNLWVPSTYCYSLACAFHNRFNPDDSSTYQATSETLSITYGTGSMTGILGYDTVKVGGIEDTNQIFGLSETEPGTTFMFAPFDGILGLGYPSISSSGATPVFDNMWNEGLVSQDLFSVYLSSDDKKGSVVMFGGIDSSYYTGHLNWVPVTYEGYWQFTLDSVTINGKAIACADSCQAIIDTGTSLLAGPTSAISKIQSYIGASNSEDSVSCSAIDSLPEIVFTINGVKHPLPAKAYILEEDGVCTSGFEGMDLDTSSGELWILGDVFIREYFTVFDRANNKLGLAKAV from the exons AtgaagtggctgctgctgctcggcCTGTTGGCACTCTCTGAGTGCGTTATCCACAA GGTCTCCCTGGTCAAAAAGAAGTCCTTGAGGAAGAACCTCAGTGAGAAGGGATTGCTGCAGGACTACCTGAAGACACACAGCCCCAATCGGGCCAGCAAGTACTTCCCCAATGAGGTCTATGCCAAGAAAACTACTGAGACAATGGAGAACTACATGGAC GCTGAGTACTTCGGCACCATCAGCATCGGAACCCCCCCTCAGGAATTCACCGTCATCTTTGACACCGGCTCCTCCAACCTCTGGGTGCCCTCCACCTACTGCTACAGTCTGGCCTGTG CATTCCATAACCGCTTCAACCCTGACGACTCCTCCACCTACCAGGCCACCAGCGAGACCCTTTCTATCACCTATGGCACCGGCAGTATGACCGGCATCCTGGGATACGACACTGTGAAG GTGGGAGGCATCGAAGACACCAACCAGATCTTTGGCCTGAGTGAGACAGAGCCCGGCACCACCTTTATGTTTGCTCCCTTCGATGGCATCCTGGGTCTGGGCTACCCCAGCATTTCCTCCTCTGGTGCCACACCCGTGTTTGACAACATGTGGAATGAAGGCCTCGTGTCCCAGGACCTCTTCTCCGTCTACCTGAGCTC TGATGACAAGAAAGGCAGCGTGGTGATGTTTGGTGGCATCGATTCTTCTTACTACACTGGACATCTGAACTGGGTGCCTGTCACTTACGAGGGCTACTGGCAGTTCACCTTGGACAG CGTCACCATCAACGGAAAGGCCATCGCTTGTGCAGACAGCTGCCAGGCCATCATCGACACAGGAACCTCCCTGCTGGCTGGACCCACCAGTGCCATTTCCAAGATCCAGAGCTACATCGGAGCTTCTAATAGCGAG GATTCTGTCAGCTGCTCCGCCATCGACTCCCTGCCTGAAATTGTCTTCACCATCAATGGTGTCAAGCATCCTCTGCCCGCTAAGGCCTACATCCTGGAG GAAGATGGCGTCTGCACCAGCGGCTTCGAAGGCATGGACCTCGACACCTCCTCTGGCGAGCTCTGGATCCTGGGTGATGTCTTTATTCGCGAGTACTTCACCGTCTTTGACCGAGCCAACAATAAGCTTGGCCTGGCTAAAGCAGTTTAA